One genomic region from Ruegeria sp. TM1040 encodes:
- a CDS encoding CRTAC1 family protein: MRRPETCVWPVAALFASVAQADPQIPRFTPIEMGEHIYSGGWEHYVGGGLAVFDCNGDALPELYAAGGETPAQLFLNTSGADGALSFQPATPEALALTGVTGAYPIDIDGDGHLDLAVMRAGTDLLLQGQGGCAFHPFQGLGFQSGDHWTTGFSATWEGENTLPTLAFGTYVDRANPEGPFGTCDDTLLYRPSGDKYGPPEALSPGYCALSVLFSDWNRTGRADLRLSNDRHYYVRGGQEQMWAMEATPRLYTEAEGWKPYALWGMGIASRDMNGDGFADVYLTSMGDQKFQLRNPEAEGPVWEDVTYGFGTTAHRPYTGGDGRPSTGWHAAFGDVNNDGLDDIFVTKGNVEQMPDAAQKDPNNLMLQQQDGLFTEAGAEAGIASLQRGRGGALVDLNRDGLLDMAVVNRRAPLEVWQNRGPADATGGNWLLLRLGAEGPNRDAIGAFVEVTAGDRTYLREVTIGGGHAGGDLGDLHFGLGGVETVDLRVTWPDGQVSDWSTVKANQRLLLRPGRLPTPED; encoded by the coding sequence ATGCGGCGGCCTGAGACGTGCGTTTGGCCTGTGGCGGCCCTGTTTGCTTCGGTGGCGCAGGCCGACCCGCAGATCCCCAGGTTTACTCCGATCGAGATGGGTGAACATATCTACAGCGGCGGCTGGGAACACTACGTGGGCGGCGGTCTGGCGGTGTTCGACTGCAACGGCGACGCTCTGCCGGAGCTCTATGCCGCTGGTGGCGAGACCCCGGCCCAGTTGTTCCTCAACACCTCCGGCGCGGACGGCGCGCTTTCTTTTCAGCCGGCCACGCCCGAGGCGCTGGCCCTGACGGGCGTGACGGGGGCCTATCCCATCGACATTGATGGCGACGGCCATCTTGATCTGGCGGTGATGCGGGCCGGGACGGATCTCTTGCTGCAAGGGCAGGGGGGCTGCGCCTTTCACCCCTTTCAGGGACTGGGCTTTCAGAGCGGCGATCACTGGACCACGGGTTTTTCCGCCACTTGGGAGGGCGAGAACACCCTGCCGACGCTGGCCTTTGGCACCTATGTGGACCGCGCCAACCCCGAAGGGCCGTTTGGCACCTGCGATGATACACTGCTCTATCGCCCCAGCGGCGACAAATACGGCCCCCCCGAGGCGCTGTCGCCGGGCTATTGCGCGCTCTCGGTGCTGTTCAGCGACTGGAACCGCACAGGCCGCGCCGATCTGCGGCTGTCGAACGACCGGCACTATTATGTGCGCGGCGGGCAGGAACAGATGTGGGCGATGGAGGCCACCCCGCGGCTCTATACTGAGGCCGAAGGCTGGAAGCCCTATGCGCTCTGGGGCATGGGCATCGCCTCGCGCGACATGAATGGCGACGGGTTTGCGGATGTCTATCTGACGTCCATGGGCGATCAGAAGTTTCAACTGCGCAACCCCGAGGCCGAGGGGCCGGTCTGGGAGGATGTCACCTATGGGTTTGGCACTACCGCACATCGACCCTATACGGGCGGCGATGGGCGCCCCTCGACCGGCTGGCACGCAGCCTTTGGCGACGTGAACAACGACGGGCTGGACGATATTTTTGTGACCAAGGGCAACGTGGAACAGATGCCCGATGCCGCCCAGAAAGACCCCAATAACCTGATGTTGCAGCAACAGGACGGCCTGTTCACCGAAGCCGGCGCAGAGGCGGGGATCGCAAGCCTTCAGCGCGGGCGCGGGGGCGCTCTGGTTGATCTCAACCGCGATGGCCTGCTCGATATGGCGGTGGTCAATCGCCGCGCCCCGCTCGAGGTCTGGCAAAACAGAGGCCCCGCGGATGCGACGGGCGGCAACTGGCTGCTGCTGCGCCTTGGCGCAGAGGGGCCCAACCGGGACGCCATCGGCGCCTTTGTCGAAGTCACGGCTGGCGATCGCACCTACCTGCGCGAAGTGACGATCGGCGGCGGACATGCAGGCGGCGATCTGGGCGATCTGCATTTTGGTCTTGGCGGGGTGGAAACGGTCGATCTGCGCGTGACCTGGCCCGATGGGCAGGTGTCGGATTGGTCGACCGTGAAGGCCAATCAGCGGCTTTTGCTCCGTCCCGGACGCTTGCCGACGCCCGAGGACTAA